A single window of Granulicella sibirica DNA harbors:
- a CDS encoding mandelate racemase/muconate lactonizing enzyme family protein, with protein sequence MFGSKNSRYDRRGVLKSTLGLLAGGLIGPLAEKVEAQPAIRNANRNSSPSALKITDLRYTVVKKPGPSPCPIIRIDTNQGVYGLGEVRDVANYQYAMVLKSRILGENPLNVDFLFEKIAQFGGVSRQAGGVVAIEMALWDIVGKVYNIPIYQMLGGKWRDKIRIYADTPEADTPQEFAAIAKERKDRGLTWIKVDVGTVLLKGKPGTIMEAADQGSVEYDKRLPHQFTGNELTDKGIAVYCEYISTIRDAIGYEIPLSTDHLGHLGVNSIIRLGRAYEKYNLEWMEDVIPWWYTEQLKEITDATTTPTITGEDIYELADFEKLCSTHAVDKIHPDLSTSGGILRTHKIGDMAYKYGVPMAMHFAGTPVACMANVHCAAATRNFLALENHSLDVPWWNDLVNEVDKPIINKGYIAVPDTPGLGVTLNDDIMRQHLAPGVGYFEPTPMWDDKQSFDDQLFS encoded by the coding sequence ATGTTTGGCAGCAAGAACTCCAGGTATGATCGCCGCGGCGTCCTCAAGTCCACTCTAGGCCTCCTTGCCGGTGGCCTCATCGGGCCGCTCGCGGAGAAGGTTGAAGCCCAGCCGGCAATCAGGAACGCGAACCGCAACTCCAGCCCCTCAGCCCTCAAGATCACCGACCTACGCTACACGGTAGTCAAGAAGCCTGGCCCAAGTCCGTGCCCGATCATTCGGATCGACACCAACCAGGGCGTGTACGGCTTGGGTGAAGTGCGGGATGTAGCGAACTACCAGTACGCCATGGTGCTGAAGAGCCGCATCCTGGGCGAGAATCCGCTCAATGTCGACTTCCTCTTCGAGAAGATCGCGCAGTTCGGTGGCGTCTCGCGGCAGGCAGGTGGGGTGGTTGCGATCGAGATGGCGCTGTGGGACATCGTTGGCAAGGTCTACAACATTCCGATTTACCAGATGCTCGGCGGCAAGTGGCGCGACAAGATCCGCATCTATGCCGACACGCCCGAGGCCGATACGCCGCAGGAGTTCGCCGCTATCGCCAAGGAGCGCAAGGACCGCGGCCTTACCTGGATCAAGGTCGATGTCGGCACGGTTTTGCTGAAAGGTAAGCCTGGAACGATCATGGAGGCTGCGGACCAGGGCTCGGTCGAGTATGACAAGCGGCTGCCGCACCAGTTCACGGGCAATGAGCTGACCGACAAGGGCATTGCGGTCTACTGCGAGTACATCTCGACCATCCGCGACGCGATCGGCTACGAGATTCCGCTCTCGACTGATCACTTGGGCCATCTCGGCGTGAACTCGATCATCCGCCTTGGACGTGCGTACGAGAAGTACAACCTCGAGTGGATGGAAGATGTGATCCCGTGGTGGTACACCGAACAGCTCAAGGAGATCACTGACGCGACTACCACGCCGACCATTACCGGTGAGGATATTTATGAATTGGCGGACTTCGAGAAGCTCTGCAGCACGCACGCCGTGGACAAGATCCATCCGGACCTTTCCACCTCGGGCGGCATCCTGCGCACGCACAAGATTGGCGATATGGCCTACAAGTACGGCGTGCCCATGGCGATGCACTTCGCCGGGACGCCCGTCGCGTGCATGGCCAATGTCCACTGCGCGGCGGCTACGAGGAACTTTCTTGCCCTCGAGAACCACTCGCTCGATGTGCCGTGGTGGAACGATCTCGTCAACGAGGTCGACAAGCCCATCATCAATAAGGGCTACATCGCAGTCCCGGACACTCCTGGCCTCGGCGTCACGCTCAACGACGACATCATGCGCCAGCACCTCGCGCCCGGCGTCGGCTACTTCGAACCGACTCCCATGTGGGATGACAAGCAATCCTTTGACGACCAGTTGTTCAGCTAA
- a CDS encoding MFS transporter has translation MVEDRAVEVPRRRWRIAWLLALGVLVNYLDRVNLSVSHAALVTTFGISTVTFGYLSAAYNWTYALCQLPVGILLDKFGVRKVGRISTFIWGMASFAAAITPNIPGFFGARLLLGVGEAPIFPSNAKAVGLWFPKKERSFSTSLFDSSAKLASALGVPLVGMLLIRVGWRWSFAATGLISLGYFVLFSRVYRDPKEDPKLTEVERNYIERDDGVSLQPEPPPASIGYLMRQKKMIGLALGFGAYNYVFYLLLTFLPTYLSSALGVDLLHSFLYTGVPWLFATCTELITGYIADRLIQRGWDANPVRKTVLVCGTAFGLGIFGAAHATTPTEALLWISMSISGLSAASSIGWCIPALIAPRGSVGSVGAITNLSGQISGIVAPILTGYVVSVTHSYVWVFAIPAIYLLIGISGYVFLLGRLTQIPPQPVPSA, from the coding sequence GTGGTCGAAGATCGGGCGGTCGAGGTGCCGCGACGGCGATGGCGTATCGCCTGGCTGCTTGCGCTTGGCGTGCTGGTGAACTATCTCGACCGAGTCAACCTGTCGGTGTCGCACGCGGCGCTGGTGACGACCTTCGGGATCTCGACGGTCACGTTCGGGTATCTTTCGGCGGCTTACAACTGGACCTATGCGCTTTGTCAGTTGCCTGTCGGCATACTGCTGGACAAGTTCGGCGTGCGAAAGGTCGGCCGGATCAGCACATTCATCTGGGGCATGGCTTCGTTCGCCGCTGCGATCACTCCGAACATTCCCGGTTTCTTTGGAGCTCGGCTGCTGCTTGGCGTCGGCGAAGCGCCGATCTTTCCTTCAAATGCCAAGGCAGTCGGGCTGTGGTTTCCGAAGAAGGAAAGAAGCTTCTCGACCTCGCTCTTCGACTCCTCGGCAAAGCTGGCTTCCGCATTGGGCGTGCCGTTGGTTGGCATGCTTCTCATCCGGGTGGGCTGGCGATGGAGCTTCGCCGCCACCGGACTCATCAGCCTCGGATACTTCGTGCTCTTCTCCCGCGTCTACCGCGACCCGAAAGAGGATCCGAAGCTAACTGAAGTAGAGCGGAACTACATCGAGCGCGATGATGGCGTGTCCCTGCAGCCGGAGCCGCCGCCGGCCTCCATCGGCTACCTGATGCGCCAAAAAAAGATGATTGGACTCGCACTTGGCTTCGGCGCGTACAACTACGTCTTCTACCTTCTGCTGACGTTCCTTCCGACCTATCTTTCGTCGGCCCTCGGAGTCGATCTTCTCCACTCGTTCCTCTACACCGGCGTGCCATGGCTCTTCGCCACATGTACGGAATTGATCACCGGCTATATCGCGGACAGGCTGATTCAGCGCGGATGGGACGCGAACCCGGTGCGGAAGACAGTGCTTGTCTGCGGGACAGCGTTCGGCCTTGGGATCTTCGGCGCGGCGCATGCGACGACGCCAACCGAGGCGCTCCTGTGGATCAGCATGTCGATCAGCGGCCTCTCCGCCGCATCCTCGATCGGCTGGTGTATCCCAGCGCTCATCGCGCCGCGGGGCAGCGTGGGGTCGGTGGGCGCGATCACGAATCTCTCAGGCCAGATCTCGGGAATTGTCGCGCCGATCCTCACCGGATACGTCGTGTCGGTGACGCACTCATACGTTTGGGTATTCGCAATCCCGGCGATCTATCTACTCATCGGCATCAGCGGGTACGTCTTCCTTCTGGGACGGCTGACGCAAATCCCACCGCAGCCTGTCCCGTCGGCATAG
- a CDS encoding SDR family NAD(P)-dependent oxidoreductase — protein sequence MSSSLFDLTGQFALITGASRGLGQYLGRALANAGADLIVTSRRKDDLQPFVAEIEALGRRAIPFALDVRDLQSIEAMAAEAYASAGRIDILVNNAGCNVRKPALEVTWDDWNLILDTNLRGAFFVAQQIAKYMVPAGYGRIINIGSVTSVAGYAGLGPYGASRGGIRQLTMSLADDWGKHGVTVNCLAPGWFETAQNRVMYQDKEWVEYLKERIPLKRPGSPNDLDGAVVFLASESSRYVTGQTLLVDGGISTGAMRATLKKPTERI from the coding sequence ATGAGTTCTTCCCTCTTCGATTTGACCGGCCAGTTTGCCCTCATCACCGGCGCTAGCCGCGGCCTCGGCCAGTACCTCGGACGCGCCCTTGCCAACGCGGGTGCCGACCTGATTGTCACCAGCCGCCGCAAGGACGACCTCCAACCCTTCGTAGCCGAGATCGAAGCCCTTGGCCGCCGCGCCATTCCCTTTGCCCTCGATGTCCGCGACCTGCAGAGCATCGAGGCCATGGCCGCCGAAGCCTACGCCTCCGCTGGCCGGATCGACATCCTCGTCAACAATGCCGGATGCAACGTCCGCAAACCAGCGCTTGAAGTCACCTGGGATGACTGGAACCTCATCCTCGACACCAACCTGCGCGGCGCGTTTTTTGTTGCGCAGCAGATTGCGAAATACATGGTGCCGGCTGGCTACGGCCGCATTATTAATATCGGTTCGGTGACCAGCGTCGCCGGGTATGCCGGTCTTGGTCCGTATGGGGCGAGTCGCGGCGGAATCCGTCAGCTCACCATGAGCCTTGCCGACGACTGGGGCAAGCACGGCGTCACCGTCAACTGCCTCGCTCCGGGCTGGTTCGAGACCGCCCAAAATCGCGTCATGTACCAGGATAAGGAGTGGGTTGAGTACCTTAAAGAGCGCATCCCCCTCAAGCGTCCAGGTTCGCCCAACGACCTGGATGGAGCTGTCGTCTTTCTTGCTTCGGAGTCCAGCCGTTACGTCACCGGCCAGACGCTGCTTGTTGATGGAGGCATCTCCACCGGAGCGATGCGCGCAACACTCAAAAAACCCACTGAGAGGATCTGA
- a CDS encoding galactitol-1-phosphate 5-dehydrogenase, translating into MKALLLSEYSHLEIADLPNPTPGPGELLVRVAACGICGSDVHGYDGSTGRRIPPIVMGHEAAGTVAEVGSGVTEFAPGDRVTFDSTVYCGACEFCLKGEVNLCNDRQVIGVSCAEFRRAGAFAEELTIPARIAYHLPGNLSFAEAAMLEAVSVALHGVAVTEMKGGETVLVIGAGMIGLLLLQSARAHGASRVFISDVDETRLKLASDLGADETILASGAALLDVIKTLTNGQGVDVVLEAVGRDETIAAGIDCTRKGGTVTLVGNISPQVNLPLQKVVSRQIRLQGSCASAGEYPEAMQLIAEGKIKVAPLITAVAPLADGPSWFERLHSREPNLMKIVLDPR; encoded by the coding sequence ATGAAAGCCCTGCTTCTCTCCGAATACTCGCACCTGGAAATCGCCGACCTACCCAATCCAACCCCAGGCCCCGGCGAACTGCTCGTCCGCGTCGCCGCCTGCGGCATCTGCGGCAGCGACGTCCATGGCTACGACGGCTCAACCGGTCGCCGCATCCCACCCATTGTCATGGGGCACGAAGCCGCCGGAACGGTAGCAGAGGTCGGCTCCGGGGTGACGGAGTTCGCCCCCGGCGACCGTGTTACCTTCGACTCAACCGTCTACTGCGGGGCCTGCGAGTTCTGCCTCAAGGGCGAGGTCAACCTCTGCAACGACCGGCAGGTGATCGGGGTCTCCTGCGCGGAGTTCCGCCGCGCCGGAGCCTTCGCCGAAGAACTCACCATTCCCGCTCGCATCGCCTACCACCTGCCCGGCAATCTCTCCTTCGCCGAAGCCGCCATGCTCGAAGCCGTCTCCGTCGCCCTGCATGGCGTGGCTGTCACCGAGATGAAGGGCGGCGAAACCGTCCTCGTCATCGGCGCTGGAATGATCGGCCTCCTGCTCCTGCAGTCTGCGCGCGCCCACGGGGCCTCTCGCGTCTTCATCTCCGACGTCGACGAGACTCGCCTCAAACTCGCCTCCGACCTAGGAGCCGATGAGACCATCCTCGCCTCGGGAGCCGCTCTCCTCGACGTGATCAAGACGCTCACCAACGGCCAGGGCGTCGACGTCGTCCTCGAAGCTGTGGGCCGCGACGAGACCATCGCCGCTGGAATCGACTGCACTCGCAAGGGCGGCACGGTCACCCTCGTCGGCAACATCTCGCCTCAGGTCAACCTTCCGCTTCAGAAGGTCGTCTCCCGCCAGATCCGCCTGCAGGGTTCCTGCGCCTCCGCCGGGGAGTATCCGGAGGCGATGCAGCTCATCGCCGAGGGCAAGATCAAGGTCGCTCCGCTCATCACCGCCGTCGCACCCCTTGCCGATGGCCCATCGTGGTTCGAACGCCTGCATTCGCGCGAACCAAATCTTATGAAGATCGTTCTCGACCCTCGATGA
- a CDS encoding acyltransferase family protein: MENPLEKSRSIPSLDGLRALSVLAVILGHSRAALLDRIPFNAAFRDGSKGVAVFFVISGFLITHLLLKELRRDETINLKRFYLRRTFRIFPPFYVFLIIVAVLGLLHEIQVTRTMLLIAATYTWNYARIPETWTLGHCWSLTLEEQFYLLWPLCMAKFKLRTNLGIAAAVILLSPLSRLITYYAWPSMRERIDMMLHTHLDTIMTGCLLALMLELKIWQRVTKLALSPIAPTVAIAFLFTVDIWAKQRLRGMYLLSVGISLENLAIATILLYVVFRHESPLGKFLNLKPIKHFGMISYSIYLYQQLFTGPYTRQFPLNMLFIVAAAELSYLLVEKPSFRIRDLVQNRIFSIGKSKPLQQV; this comes from the coding sequence TTGGAGAACCCGTTAGAGAAGAGTCGTTCCATACCCTCGCTCGACGGGCTGCGCGCGCTTTCCGTCCTGGCGGTCATCCTGGGACACTCGCGAGCCGCATTGCTCGATAGAATCCCCTTCAATGCCGCCTTTCGTGACGGAAGTAAGGGAGTCGCCGTCTTCTTCGTTATCAGCGGCTTCCTCATCACCCATCTACTCCTGAAAGAACTCCGCCGCGATGAAACGATCAACCTAAAGCGTTTCTACCTGCGACGCACCTTTCGCATCTTTCCGCCTTTCTACGTATTCCTGATCATTGTGGCTGTCCTGGGGCTTCTGCATGAGATACAGGTCACCCGGACCATGTTGCTGATCGCGGCCACGTATACCTGGAATTATGCTCGTATTCCGGAGACCTGGACTCTCGGTCATTGCTGGTCGCTGACGTTGGAGGAGCAGTTTTATCTTCTCTGGCCGCTTTGCATGGCGAAGTTCAAACTTCGCACGAACCTGGGAATTGCCGCCGCAGTGATTCTTCTCTCGCCTCTGAGCAGACTTATCACCTACTATGCCTGGCCCTCGATGCGAGAGCGCATCGATATGATGCTTCACACCCACCTGGACACGATTATGACTGGGTGCCTTCTGGCGCTGATGCTGGAATTGAAGATCTGGCAACGGGTCACGAAGCTGGCGCTTTCCCCGATCGCGCCAACCGTCGCCATCGCTTTTCTCTTCACGGTGGACATCTGGGCAAAACAACGCCTTCGCGGTATGTATTTGCTTTCGGTCGGCATTAGTCTCGAAAACCTGGCGATCGCAACGATTCTGCTCTACGTTGTCTTTCGTCACGAGTCTCCGCTCGGCAAGTTTCTTAACCTCAAGCCGATCAAGCACTTCGGCATGATCTCTTATAGTATCTACCTCTACCAGCAGCTCTTCACCGGCCCGTACACGAGGCAGTTTCCTCTGAATATGTTGTTTATCGTGGCTGCCGCGGAGCTTTCCTACCTGCTTGTCGAGAAGCCAAGCTTCCGCATCCGCGATCTTGTGCAGAATCGTATCTTCTCCATCGGCAAGTCCAAGCCGCTGCAACAGGTTTAG